DNA from Vitis vinifera cultivar Pinot Noir 40024 chromosome 19, ASM3070453v1:
ttttttttttactacaatTTAAGCTCTTATAGGATAGGAGCAATATGCAGTTTAGGCTCATGCTTTTAGGAACATCACTGGAATGTCAaggtttgaaaacaattgtgGTAAAATTTGATGTCATGCTCTTTTCATCATCACTAGTGAAAGTGATGGTTGCACAACTATGGCATTTGTTCTCAAATTGTTTTACCtcatttatttttgtagtatagAGTGATGGATTCCTATGTACCTTGATCAATGCAATTTGTGTTTCCTCATAAAGTTGCAACATTTCATATATACCAAAGAATGAGAGTAAGCATTGTAGATTTGTTACTACCCCATTCTCTTCCTTGGTTTTGCTCGACTCTATACCAAGAGCGCTTTTTTCATCTTCACTTGGTTCatcttcttttgaattttcatgaCAAGAGACCATATGGGTTGATGTTATCATCCTTTTATTGAAGAACTCTAGAGGAAAGTATTCTCTTAAGGAGATAGGGGTGATGAGCTTTTGTACCAAAAGATTATCAACCTGTAcaatatcttgtttttttttgggtttattttcttctttctttttcggATATCGACGAATATTTTGCTTATGTTGTTCCTTTGGGTATGGATGAGATTCTTGGTTTTTGTGAGGTCTTCTTCGTGTCACCAATGTCAAACCTTCTTTGTTATATGACATTGATTCATTATCaaaatagaaatgaagaagGGTGTTTTGAGATGACACTTGTGTTTGCTTTGGTTTCGGTGACTCACATTGAATAGTATCGACACATGTCCTAAGTGTCTTAGGTGAAACATGTAACGAAACAGGATTGAGGAACCTAAATGTGACTTTAACATTATTTGACTCTACTACTTCATCCAAATCACGATGAATTCTTCCTTGTTTTGCAAGTTTCATTATGAGATCTTTTAAGATGAAACATTTCTCTACCAGATGACTAACAATTCGATGGTAATGACAGTAGTTTGGATCATTAACATGACCCATTTCTTCTAGACGTTTTCACTCAGGTAattcaacaaacatttttatgGAGCAAGTCTTCCAACATGTTAGGCACCTCAAAGTcaggaaaatgatatttcttcTCCTCTAATTCCTTCAAGGTGAACCGACACCTCTTATTTTCCCGAATTAGTCCAagcttttttacttttttctttttatcttttgttgAGATTTTGATGAGGGCCATATTTGTCGTCATTGACTCCTAGATGGGTTTCTTTGAGGTCTTGTCACTCTTTTTCCCATCATGTCTCTCTTTTTGTCAATCAACGATAAGGTCCTTCTTAGAACCATGGTTGGTTATGCTGAATTCCATGTCATGTGCTCGGGTAGCTAATTCTTCAAAGGTATGGGGTTGTATCCCTTGGAGAATATATAAGAGACCCCAATGCATTCCTTGTATGCACATCTCCACGGTTGATACCTCATATAATCTATATTTGTAATCAAGGCTTAAGGAATGCCAACGGTTGATATAGTCTACAAACGACTCGTCTTTCCATTGCTTAGTGTTAGTAAGTTTCATCATGCTTACAATTCATCAAGTGTTATAGAAACGGTTGAGGAATTCACGTTCCATTTGGTCCCAACTATCGATACACTCAAGTGCAAGGTCTATGTACCAATTGAAAACATTCCCTCGGAGAGAATGGACGAATTGTTTAACTAATAAGTCACCATTTGTACCTGCGTTGTTACAAGTTTCAACTAAATGGGCAATATGTTGTTTTGGATTTCCCTTCCCATCAAATGGTTGAAATTTTGGAGGTTGATAACCCACAGGCATACGTAGGTTATCAATCATCTTAATGTAAGGTTTAGAGTACATGAGCGTACTCAATGAGGGTCCACCGTACTGTACTCTAATGGTGTTAGTTATCATGTTTTGAAGTTATTGGACAGATAATGACGCCATTAAGGCAAATTCCGCCATTTGTCTGTCAACTTGCATTGTCCTATATGTATGTGGTGCATCATTGAGAGGAGATGCAACAATCGAAAGGTGGTTGAGTCCTTGACTTGACTCACCTGTATTTTGTACTTATGTCTCAACCTTGTTTATGAGGGAGACTATTTGCACATCCTTCTCCTCAACCGTCTTGGTGAGTTTGGCGATGGCGTGAGCCATCTCTGCTAATTGTTCCTCTACAGATGTAGTGTTGGTTTCCATTACCGGCATAGTCATTAAGAAGGGAGAAGTAAAAAAGTTGAAACTATTGGAGTAGTTTTCCTCATTTGACATTCCAGTTGACAATCCGGAGCATGAGCCGGTGTTAGAGTTGGCATCGGTAACAAAGCAAGGGGATTTATCCCCAAAGTTCTATAGTGTTGAAGGGAGTTTTCCCCTACTACGAGGACTATGGCTCTTTGCCCTTAGAGAGACCAAGGTGATGAGTGGTTGGTGCTCATCACGTGTTCTTACCGATTTTAGCAAACAAGCAAACTCACTTGTTTGTTTTATTGAGAGtgaagatgttgattttgctttgctACGAGTCATGGAGCCCATAGTGGCATCATGTTTCGATTATGCAATGACGATCTTGGCATTGCCCTTGTTGACATGTACAACTTGAGTTCTTTTGGGTGTCATCAATGTAGTAGAGATCAATCTTCTAACAAAAGAGATGAGAGGTAGAGATGCCCCATCGGGTGTGCCAGAAATTTGTACACACAAATTTCGTCAATTTAGTTGtacaaaattagcaaaacaaataggaaaataatacgaacaaaatatttattgaaattaaaaatattatgggtaaaatctcaaaaataatattccttccaaaagaatattttccctctGTTTTTTTTGCCTTGATCACACTTTGGAAGATGACGATGATGTTTCTTGATTTCGAAGATCAATCGAGGGTCACAAGTGGTTTATTCCCTAATAAACTCGTTGAATGGCGAAGAACACGTGTAGTAGTTATTTTGCAGTTTACTGAACTTGTAGGGAAATTTGATgaagctttttctttttcccgtACGAAGTCGtttttggattttctccttaagattttcctttttggatttttctgatTTCTGAATTTATTCTCCTTCTTGATAGaagacacctctatttatagttgaagataaagaatttgaatttcaaattcctaaattttagttgcttaattcgagggatttagttccttaattttagcaaattttcttctccgagaggttttaccaacaagataataataaaaataataataattttcttcttattattattatccttttaaTAGTTGGAGATTAGTAAAATTTATCCATAAgaggatatttttttttaatttattcattttgaagaccaaattaatggtaatttaatccaataatttttttttgtctacatatatatatagatatagatatgtATGTATGAGcatgatataatttatcaataataatgtataaaatttgaataaatgtatgtataattattttttaatttaaaattttttataattctatttataaattgattttatttaatatttaattgttatattaaaatataaggtatatatatatatatatatatatatatatatatatatatatatatatatatatatatatgtgtgtgtgtgtgtgtgtgtgtgtatttacATAGAGATTTTATCAATATAACACTTTTcatggattttaaaatttttaaaatatcacttCACATTTGTTGTGTGCATATGCAAACAAGAGAAATGTAACAAAATTTCCActcccctttctttttttctttttttgataatcGTGGTTGTTCAAACCAACTTACGCACATCTCAACTAATCCCACGAGATCCTAAAGTTAACAACCAGATAAACCTTCAATAGCCCTAAGAGGACTCGAACTAGTTACCATTGGAGAGCAACCCAAGGTCGGACCAATTAAGCTACCCATCAAGGTTCACTCCCCTTTTTCATATCAAGGTTGGCCAATACCCAAAACTTTCGCCATATTTTCATCCTAGTACGTTACAACCTAAAAATGGTTTCGAGGGAAGCGTTTTTAGTTCAAGAATTACTCTCTTGATTCTCTCAATCTTAATAAgaatattgttttcaaaaaacaatttttaaagaaccaaaaataaaacaaaattgtttaaataaaaaagaaacttatgctgtttttgaaaataattcttctaTTTTCACATGCTCCAAATATCCATTCCATGCATCAATTATCACAATCATTTAACCATTATCTTTACAACCATAGCATGCACAAGCACACTCACAATCACTTGACCATCCATTACTCTCACAAACTATAAACACAAATATGCCACATCTGCTGTGTGTTGTGAAGTACAATCTCACTGTTGCTGCTTCATCTAAAAGATTCATTGCCTCTAATTTCAAGCTCTACTTCTCCCCATCGTCTAACATTGCATCATCATTTTAAGTCcactaaatgaaattatgatagTCACAATAATCACAATTATTAATGTTTTGTATACTTGGTTTGtaagatgatatcatttttaaaattggaaaacgTGTTTTTATACTTCTatcatgataatcataatcttGCAACTTGCAACACACTAATATACAGGCATGGTACACTCATTCTAGAAATGGGGTAAAAAGAAGGAAGTATTACAACAGCACCGGAGCCCATGGAAGTCATGGCTAAGGGAGTGGGAGGACATTACAACACAACAGTAGCCAGGATCAAACCTCTGATTGAGCAATGAACTGAATGCGAGATGTTTAAGTTGCATTCCTGTAGCCAGGTAAAGTCAGGTCAGCAAGTAAATCAAGTCGATGCAGACTAGAAGTTTATGAAATTCAGAAAATGGAGGGCAATTCTGTTGTGTATGGAACCACCGGGTCTCTCAAAGGTTATATATTGCTAAATGACTGACTCTATCCCAGGACACAGAATTATGGTGTATTGCTAAATGGTAGgatcagaaaaaaaaatcacaaaatgtAATGGCTATGTATGAAAACTCCAGAGGAAAAAAGGTCTAGCATAAATCtatgatataattaataatgacaaataaaaacaactatGAGAAGGACACTCGAGAAGCTTACCAGTAATCATATTGACTTGGAGTATCAAGTTGTGGATAATCCTTCAAGGGGAGTTCAGACTCAAGGTCCTAATTCACAAATGAGGACTGTGATCATCAAGTGCTTGTGACAAAATACAATGCAAggataattatattatataataatgaatataataacTGGGAAAATGTAAATACTACAACTATATAATGAACCTGTTCTTGAACCACCTCTTCATTGATGGGAAGAACCATAGTGTCCATAACCtggaaaaataatcaaaattttatatctgATAAACAAGAATGGATTAGTCAGTTTAAACATATCTGCTAACAGCATCATTGATAGGAAGAACCATAGTGTCCATAGAGTCATGTATTGTGGTCCTTTGTAGGAAAATCTCAATGATAATTTAACTTAAGTGAGAAAAAGAggttcaaaatcaagaaaacatctTGCTTAAGTTGATATAATTTCTGTGAATTTCAGTATATAGTTAATAGCCATTAAGAAAAGACGCAAATGTGAAAATGGTTTGAGAGAGTATTTAAGAGACGAAAGAACCAGTAACAAAATCAATTTAACCAGAGAATAGGCCAAAAGATTTCTTACATTTTGGCTATCTTCAACTATGGCCAACAGCTTCCCTGGATACCCTagtcaaaattaaataaattttttaaattttgaaggcAAGCATTAAGGACAGttgtcatttttatttgaattttccaACTGTCAACATTCTGTAAGAAACCAGCTAAAAccataataatttaaaaatatattaaaaattttgacaaaacaaaatatttatcattatgcTCCATCATTACAGCATGACAGCAACTAAAGCCACTAGGTTTTCCCAAGATTTTccaatacaaaaaaattataatttttaataggtAAGAGCTTTTCTTGCTCCCCAGAGAAAATTGAACCAAAACCTCCCACATCCCCACTCAATCCCTTGCAACTTGAGCAAAATTTTGAAGGCTTTTCCAACACAAAATACATGCTTGCGAAAAACAGTATGTTTTAGCATATCTTGCATGTAATATATATCAAAGAATATTCCAATATGAAGCAAGACCTGTGAAACCTGTTAAAAACACCAACTGCATCTGCTTCAAGAAAATAATCACTTATCTCAACACGGATGAATAGATTACCTGACCAAGCTGCCCATTTTGCCATCCCTAATAAGAACAGCTTTCAGTAATTCagtttttgttcttttggttttagaaaaaaaaaaaagattaatgcAACCATAAGtggaacaaataaataaatataaataaatataaattcagCTACTATGCAATATTATGCTTTGAAGGCTTACCCCTTTGAAATCATTTCTGGCTATAGGGTCAAGTAAGCCAATATTTCTTTTAGAGTATGTAAAACCAACTTAGATAGCGGAATgtgaataaattaaatatagatAGTATTAATATAACACTGTTTTACTGTGATTCACATTGCCAACAACCTAACAAGCAACCCAAAAAGGTTTAAGTTCTATAtgaagcaatataaaaaattcatttaaccATATGCAAAATAAAGTTCTATGCCAGTCAAAAAGGGAAATGCAAATTAAGTTAGACAAAACTATCAAAATGAATGTTTAAAACCAGCAGACATTAAATAAGCATCCCTTCTTAAAATGATCAGAAGCactggtaaaaaaaaaaaaattacaagtaaATGCCTGAATTTGTTGGCAATCATAcatttaatcaacttttttaaattgaagATAAGGCCTCCAGGATTTACCTTGTTTGGGCTTGTGCAACTTCGACCAGATAGAAATGCCCTCCGGTCCTTGGTCACCTTTCTGTAACCAAATGTCTTACTTTCACACTTAAATCTCCAATCATTTTAAAAGAAGAAATCTGGCATTCTTACAACCTTTCTTTTATGAGCAGTCGATTGCACATCTTTCTTGTTAAGGGCACTCTGCTGACTTCTGCTTGCTTTATTCTTCTTGCTAATCCTCTGTAATGAAAATTGACCATTTTAAGCTAAAGGATAACCATTGGACCTCCAACAATAATTGAGTTTAACTAATTTAGAAAGTGACTTACATcaaattcttcatcttttgttTTAGCCACAAAAGCATTCCAGTCTTCTTCATCCACATAGGATGGTTTTTGTGGTTCAATGCCTCTTTCAAGATCTTTCTTGACCTGAATTAGCAATTTATACTTGTGTTGCCTATAGCAAGATGAAATCTTTTTCCTTGTGTAGCTCATATCCAAATCAAAACTATATCTTTCCTGTAACAAATTAAGTTTGGGCCTTGAAGAAGATCAAGCAACACATGATGATTAACAACTGCAAGGAGAAACAAGGTTTACTTGAATAAAACCTAAAGTACCTACTGTTAGTGCATTAACAACAGATTTGTAGTCTTCCACTGGAATCTCCCCTATCTGCTTAAATCTTATAGGCAAAAGTTGGCATACATATGAATTAATAGATCTTTTAAATACTCCAGCACTTGGACCGGTTGGATTCCCAGTTTCATCAAAATCCACGAACAAACGTTTTGCACGAGATGATTTCCTATGTGCTTTCTTGGAACCT
Protein-coding regions in this window:
- the LOC100854735 gene encoding uncharacterized protein LOC100854735 isoform X7, with product MEQTESDIKRVLQDYQKIGSGARCEEARIEVLNREIKVLEDRVRGSGSVELERHRMRNLLDYQSTLIARAVSRTELLAALYEDLLLLFIRRKQLRGFDGAEGSGVDAAPNVSLSSALSGGDDENQRFAKNCSELRSMHIMRMSHHEDLEEETTADQQPIPLGVKLLQINMNEDASLTSEDGLENSNILCVESEGSKKAHRKSSRAKRLFVDFDETGNPTGPSAGVFKRSINSYVCQLLPIRFKQIGEIPVEDYKSVVNALTERYSFDLDMSYTRKKISSCYRQHKYKLLIQVKKDLERGIEPQKPSYVDEEDWNAFVAKTKDEEFDRISKKNKASRSQQSALNKKDVQSTAHKRKKGDQGPEGISIWSKLHKPKQGYPGKLLAIVEDSQNVMDTMVLPINEEVVQEQDLESELPLKDYPQLDTPSQYDYWNAT
- the LOC100854735 gene encoding uncharacterized protein LOC100854735 isoform X6, whose translation is MEQTESDIKRVLQDYQKIGSGARCEEARIEVLNREIKVLEDRVRGSGSVELERHRMRNLLDYQSTLIARAVSRTELLAALYEDLLLLFIRRKQLRGFDGAEGSGVDAAPNVSLSSALSGGDDENQRFAKNCSELRSMHIMRMSHHEDLEEETTADQQPIPLGVKLLQINMNEDASLTSEDGLENSNILCVESEGSKKAHRKSSRAKRLFVDFDETGNPTGPSAGVFKRSINSYVCQLLPIRFKQIGEIPVEDYKSVVNALTERYSFDLDMSYTRKKISSCYRQHKYKLLIQVKKDLERGIEPQKPSYVDEEDWNAFVAKTKDEEFDRISKKNKASRSQQSALNKKDVQSTAHKRKKGDQGPEGISIWSKLHKPKQGMAKWAAWSGYPGKLLAIVEDSQNVMDTMVLPINEEVVQEQDLESELPLKDYPQLDTPSQYDYWNAT
- the LOC100854735 gene encoding uncharacterized protein LOC100854735 isoform X3, which encodes MEQTESDIKRVLQDYQKIGSGARCEEARIEVLNREIKVLEDRVRGSGSVELERHRMRNLLDYQSTLIARAVSRTELLAALYEDLLLLFIRRKQLRGFDGAEGSGVDAAPNVSLSSALSGGDDENQRFAKNCSELRSMHIMRMSHHEDLEEETTADQQPIPLGVKLLQINMNEDASLTSEDGCEYGDLQYKNNILDNIAMSILDPNANIDNIFKEAVENSNILCVESEDYAGSKKAHRKSSRAKRLFVDFDETGNPTGPSAGVFKRSINSYVCQLLPIRFKQIGEIPVEDYKSVVNALTERYSFDLDMSYTRKKISSCYRQHKYKLLIQVKKDLERGIEPQKPSYVDEEDWNAFVAKTKDEEFDRISKKNKASRSQQSALNKKDVQSTAHKRKKGDQGPEGISIWSKLHKPKQGYPGKLLAIVEDSQNVMDTMVLPINEEVVQEQDLESELPLKDYPQLDTPSQYDYWNAT
- the LOC100854735 gene encoding uncharacterized protein LOC100854735 isoform X4; protein product: MEQTESDIKRVLQDYQKIGSGARCEEARIEVLNREIKVLEDRVRGSGSVELERHRMRNLLDYQSTLIARAVSRTELLAALYEDLLLLFIRRKQLRGFDGAEGSGVDAAPNVSLSSALSGGDDENQRFAKNCSELRSMHIMRMSHHEDLEEETTADQQPIPLGVKLLQINMNEDASLTSEDGCEYGDLQYKNNILDNIAMSILDPNANIDNIFKEAVENSNILCVESEDYAGSKKAHRKSSRAKRLFVDFDETGNPTGPSAGVFKRSINSYVCQLLPIRFKQIGEIPVEDYKSVVNALTERYSFDLDMSYTRKKISSCYRQHKYKLLIQVKKDLERGIEPQKPSYVDEEDWNAFVAKTKDEEFDRISKKNKASRSQQSALNKKDVQSTAHKRKKGDQGPEGISIWSKLHKPKQGMAKWAAWSGNLFIRVEISDYFLEADAVGVFNRLWTLWFFPSMKRWFKNRTLSLNSP
- the LOC100854735 gene encoding uncharacterized protein LOC100854735 isoform X1, producing the protein MEQTESDIKRVLQDYQKIGSGARCEEARIEVLNREIKVLEDRVRGSGSVELERHRMRNLLDYQSTLIARAVSRTELLAALYEDLLLLFIRRKQLRGFDGAEGSGVDAAPNVSLSSALSGGDDENQRFAKNCSELRSMHIMRMSHHEDLEEETTADQQPIPLGVKLLQINMNEDASLTSEDGCEYGDLQYKNNILDNIAMSILDPNANIDNIFKEAVENSNILCVESEDYAGSKKAHRKSSRAKRLFVDFDETGNPTGPSAGVFKRSINSYVCQLLPIRFKQIGEIPVEDYKSVVNALTERYSFDLDMSYTRKKISSCYRQHKYKLLIQVKKDLERGIEPQKPSYVDEEDWNAFVAKTKDEEFDRISKKNKASRSQQSALNKKDVQSTAHKRKKGDQGPEGISIWSKLHKPKQGMAKWAAWSGYPGKLLAIVEDSQNVMDTMVLPINEEVVQEQDLESELPLKDYPQLDTPSQYDYWNAT
- the LOC100854735 gene encoding uncharacterized protein LOC100854735 isoform X2 — encoded protein: MEQTESDIKRVLQDYQKIGSGARCEEARIEVLNREIKVLEDRVRGSGSVELERHRMRNLLDYQSTLIARAVSRTELLAALYEDLLLLFIRRKQLRGFDGAEGSGVDAAPNVSLSSALSGGDDENQRFAKNCSELRSMHIMRMSHHEDLEEETTADQQPIPLGVKLLQINMNEDASLTSEDGCEYGDLQYKNNILDNIAMSILDPNANIDNIFKEAVENSNILCVESEGSKKAHRKSSRAKRLFVDFDETGNPTGPSAGVFKRSINSYVCQLLPIRFKQIGEIPVEDYKSVVNALTERYSFDLDMSYTRKKISSCYRQHKYKLLIQVKKDLERGIEPQKPSYVDEEDWNAFVAKTKDEEFDRISKKNKASRSQQSALNKKDVQSTAHKRKKGDQGPEGISIWSKLHKPKQGMAKWAAWSGYPGKLLAIVEDSQNVMDTMVLPINEEVVQEQDLESELPLKDYPQLDTPSQYDYWNAT